A genomic region of Carassius carassius chromosome 13, fCarCar2.1, whole genome shotgun sequence contains the following coding sequences:
- the LOC132156382 gene encoding glycerophosphodiester phosphodiesterase domain-containing protein 5-like isoform X1, whose amino-acid sequence MGRSPVSLSRLKLGKLKVVRRQLLQRYEHQPFVSCLAGLYGCQWRRYQRAKAQPGECCCSRLECSCFALLIVTFILTLIFLYFWSEAQNDYNDFDWFNFGNLGFWFPWSVVLLVVAAALFTYIALLLVLAVCLLSEGQRLYLHWSHKIGILVTLSFSISATAVLSDVWSKEWTTLLLSFQVTAPFLHVGGVSLMTLLSWPIALHFFRMNKRVRQVALLSLFLAVLFALYLVPLGMYSPCIKEKGTLGPAPTLFGHRGAPMLAPENTQMSFEKAVESGGEGLETDVTISYDGVPFLMHDSTLRRTTNVHEVFPNRTDTPAAMFTWDELEMLSAGSWFLQRDPFGTASSLDVDEKDRVRNQTVPTLKEFLDLAAQHEKLVIFDLRCPPRGHPYRDTWITRTLEVIHNESSINSSQVLWLPADQRSLVQELDPELQQTSGDHASIEELQEEHIVRLNLHYSYMSQEQIRKYSSVNISTNLYVISQPWLYSLAWCAGVHSVTTNSLHILKKLQRPLFLMTPDEYRLMWILTDIVSAFLITAIFIFHWWRERGLPFWSGSRQVNENGPYSKFRTEASEVQGIRWNPLFFDGPSPSRDLDLTLHVPPMHGFPVPI is encoded by the exons ATGGGCCGCTCTCCAGTGAGCCTGTCCAGACTGAAGCTGGGGAAGCTAAAGGTGGTGCGGCGGCAGCTGCTGCAGCGCTATGAGCACCAGCCGTTTGTCTCCTGTCTGGCCGGCCTGTACGGCTGCCAGTGGAGACGCTACCAGCGCGCCAAAGCCCAGCCGGGGGAATGCTGCTGTAGTCGG TTGGAGTGCAGTTGTTTCGCTCTCCTCATCGTAACGTTTATCCTGACCCTGATATTCCTGTACTTCTGGAGTGAGGCGCAGAATGACTACAACGACTTCGACTG GTTTAACTTCGGGAACCTGGGCTTCTGGTTCCCGTGGTCGGTGGTGTTGCTGGTGGTCGCCGCCGCTCTCTTCACCTACATCGCCCTCCTGCTG GTCCTAGCGGTGTGCCTTCTCTCTGAAGGACAGAGGCTTTACCTCCACTGGAGCCACAAG ATTGGTATCCTGGTGACTCTCAGCTTCTCTATCAGTGCCACAGCTGTGCTCTCTGACGTGTGGAGCAAAGAATGGACCACGCTGCTCCTTTCTTTTCAG GTTACAGCACCCTTCCTTCACGTGGGCGGAGTTTCACTAATGACACTTCTGTCCTGGCCAATAGCCTTACACTTCTTTCGCATGAACAAGAGAG tgaggCAGGTGGCTCTCCTCAGCTTGTTCCTGGCGGTTCTCTTCGCCCTGTATCTAGTGCCATTGGGCATGTATTCACCCTGTATTAAAGAGAAGGGCACACTGGGGCCAGCGCCCACCCTCTTCGGGCACAGAGGAGCACCCATG cTTGCACCGGAAAATACCCAGATGTCCTTTGAGAAGGCTGTAGAATCGGGAGGAGAGGGACTGGAGACAGACGTCACAATCAG TTATGATGGCGTCCCGTTCCTGATGCATGATAGCACCCTGAGGAGGACGACCAACGTGCATGAGGTGTTCCCCAACCGGACGGACACACCGGCGGCCATGTTCACCTGGGATGAGCTGGAGATGCTCAGCGCTGGATCCTGGTTTCTTCAA AGGGATCCTTTCGGCACGGCCTCTTCTCTTGATGTAGACGAGAAGGACCGGGTCCGAAACCAGACAGTACCCACCCTGAAAGAGTTCCTGGATCTGGCTGCCCAGCACGAGAAGCTGGTGATCTTTGACCTCAGATGCCCCCCCCGAGGACACCCCTACAGAGACACATGGATCACACGCACCCTGGAGGTCATACACAACGAGTCCTCCATTAACTCCAGCCAG GTGTTGTGGCTGCCGGCCGATCAGAGGAGTCTGGTGCAGGAGCTGGACCCCGAGCTGCAGCAGACGTCTGGAGATCACGCCTCCATAGAAGAGCTGCAGGAGGAGCACATCGTCCGACTCAACCTTCATTACAGCTACATGTCACAGGAGCAGATCAG AAAGTACTCCTCTGTGAACATCAGCACTAACCTGTATGTGATCAGTCAGCCGTGGTTATATTCGCTGGCGTGGTGCGCAGGCGTTCATTCAGTCACTACAAACTCCCTGCACATCCTCAAGAAACTACAGCGCCCCTTGTTCCTCATG ACTCCAGATGAATACAGACTGATGTGGATCCTGACCGACATAGTCTCTGCTTTCCTCATCACCGCTATTTTCATATTCCATTG GTGGCGTGAGCGAGGCTTGCCCTTCTGGTCGGGCAGTAGACAGGTGAATGAGAACGGACCGTACAGCAAGTTCCGGACGG AAGCGTCTGAGGTCCAAGGCATCCGCTGGAACCCTCTGTTCTTTGACGGGCCGTCACCGTCCCGGGACCTCGACCTCACCCTGCATGTTCCCCCTATGCATGGCTTCCCCGTCCCAATCTGA
- the LOC132156382 gene encoding glycerophosphodiester phosphodiesterase domain-containing protein 5-like isoform X2, with the protein MGRSPVSLSRLKLGKLKVVRRQLLQRYEHQPFVSCLAGLYGCQWRRYQRAKAQPGECCCSRLECSCFALLIVTFILTLIFLYFWSEAQNDYNDFDWFNFGNLGFWFPWSVVLLVVAAALFTYIALLLVLAVCLLSEGQRLYLHWSHKIGILVTLSFSISATAVLSDVWSKEWTTLLLSFQVTAPFLHVGGVSLMTLLSWPIALHFFRMNKRVRQVALLSLFLAVLFALYLVPLGMYSPCIKEKGTLGPAPTLFGHRGAPMLAPENTQMSFEKAVESGGEGLETDVTISYDGVPFLMHDSTLRRTTNVHEVFPNRTDTPAAMFTWDELEMLSAGSWFLQRDPFGTASSLDVDEKDRVRNQTVPTLKEFLDLAAQHEKLVIFDLRCPPRGHPYRDTWITRTLEVIHNESSINSSQVLWLPADQRSLVQELDPELQQTSGDHASIEELQEEHIVRLNLHYSYMSQEQIRKYSSVNISTNLYVISQPWLYSLAWCAGVHSVTTNSLHILKKLQRPLFLMTPDEYRLMWILTDIVSAFLITAIFIFHWWRERGLPFWSGSRQVNENGPYSKFRTELSDVWSISSISVRGGAQSSPLTPNLPTISEEPPI; encoded by the exons ATGGGCCGCTCTCCAGTGAGCCTGTCCAGACTGAAGCTGGGGAAGCTAAAGGTGGTGCGGCGGCAGCTGCTGCAGCGCTATGAGCACCAGCCGTTTGTCTCCTGTCTGGCCGGCCTGTACGGCTGCCAGTGGAGACGCTACCAGCGCGCCAAAGCCCAGCCGGGGGAATGCTGCTGTAGTCGG TTGGAGTGCAGTTGTTTCGCTCTCCTCATCGTAACGTTTATCCTGACCCTGATATTCCTGTACTTCTGGAGTGAGGCGCAGAATGACTACAACGACTTCGACTG GTTTAACTTCGGGAACCTGGGCTTCTGGTTCCCGTGGTCGGTGGTGTTGCTGGTGGTCGCCGCCGCTCTCTTCACCTACATCGCCCTCCTGCTG GTCCTAGCGGTGTGCCTTCTCTCTGAAGGACAGAGGCTTTACCTCCACTGGAGCCACAAG ATTGGTATCCTGGTGACTCTCAGCTTCTCTATCAGTGCCACAGCTGTGCTCTCTGACGTGTGGAGCAAAGAATGGACCACGCTGCTCCTTTCTTTTCAG GTTACAGCACCCTTCCTTCACGTGGGCGGAGTTTCACTAATGACACTTCTGTCCTGGCCAATAGCCTTACACTTCTTTCGCATGAACAAGAGAG tgaggCAGGTGGCTCTCCTCAGCTTGTTCCTGGCGGTTCTCTTCGCCCTGTATCTAGTGCCATTGGGCATGTATTCACCCTGTATTAAAGAGAAGGGCACACTGGGGCCAGCGCCCACCCTCTTCGGGCACAGAGGAGCACCCATG cTTGCACCGGAAAATACCCAGATGTCCTTTGAGAAGGCTGTAGAATCGGGAGGAGAGGGACTGGAGACAGACGTCACAATCAG TTATGATGGCGTCCCGTTCCTGATGCATGATAGCACCCTGAGGAGGACGACCAACGTGCATGAGGTGTTCCCCAACCGGACGGACACACCGGCGGCCATGTTCACCTGGGATGAGCTGGAGATGCTCAGCGCTGGATCCTGGTTTCTTCAA AGGGATCCTTTCGGCACGGCCTCTTCTCTTGATGTAGACGAGAAGGACCGGGTCCGAAACCAGACAGTACCCACCCTGAAAGAGTTCCTGGATCTGGCTGCCCAGCACGAGAAGCTGGTGATCTTTGACCTCAGATGCCCCCCCCGAGGACACCCCTACAGAGACACATGGATCACACGCACCCTGGAGGTCATACACAACGAGTCCTCCATTAACTCCAGCCAG GTGTTGTGGCTGCCGGCCGATCAGAGGAGTCTGGTGCAGGAGCTGGACCCCGAGCTGCAGCAGACGTCTGGAGATCACGCCTCCATAGAAGAGCTGCAGGAGGAGCACATCGTCCGACTCAACCTTCATTACAGCTACATGTCACAGGAGCAGATCAG AAAGTACTCCTCTGTGAACATCAGCACTAACCTGTATGTGATCAGTCAGCCGTGGTTATATTCGCTGGCGTGGTGCGCAGGCGTTCATTCAGTCACTACAAACTCCCTGCACATCCTCAAGAAACTACAGCGCCCCTTGTTCCTCATG ACTCCAGATGAATACAGACTGATGTGGATCCTGACCGACATAGTCTCTGCTTTCCTCATCACCGCTATTTTCATATTCCATTG GTGGCGTGAGCGAGGCTTGCCCTTCTGGTCGGGCAGTAGACAGGTGAATGAGAACGGACCGTACAGCAAGTTCCGGACGG AGCTGAGCGACGTCTGGTCCATCTCAAGCATCAGCGTCCGTGGAGGGGCTCAGAGCTCGCCCCTCACACCCAACCTGCCCACCATCAGCGAGGAGCCGCCCATCTGA